A single region of the Bartonella harrusi genome encodes:
- a CDS encoding efflux RND transporter permease subunit: protein MSQELSTKQPMTQVEQGGFIALFIRRPVFTFVVNAMIMIAGFSAWLNVDVRELPDVDIPVLTIMTIFSGASAETIDREVTKNIEDAVSRVSGVKTISSSSSFGRSRVEINFNVGIDLNVAASDIRDALSRIAYSLPKNADTPLIIKADSNAAAMMYLVVTSPTMSIDDLTEVVNDQIVNALSAVDGVGDVQVDSARTKIFQIDVDQAKLASYGLTVADISRVLADMTTDVPVGSLRNSKQTLIVRATARLTTPESFEEVVLKPNVHLGDVAHVTLSPDVETVILRVNGKTGIGLGIVRKAQSNTLNISQGVREVVSHLKSIVPSSVHMDIISDDAVFIKSALHEVEVALVIAILSVILVIFLFLRDMRVTLIPALSIPVALIGTIAAIYLVGFSLNILTFLGLVLATGLVVDDAIVVLENIVRRRNMGLGPRAAAVLGTREVFFAVVATTLTLVAVFVPISFLPGQVGGLFREFGFVLAISILLSSIVALTLCPMLASRFLKGHVESEREGAHYLTFLHKLGSFFSKGYAYSLHKCLQRPWAVILASLIFAGLCLGGYTKLQQELTPAEDRALIFLVITGPQGISTQYLNEQVKQIETRLQPLRDSGEIANSYSIAGIGGSSNTAFLVLLLSSWDKRVRSQQEIVEDVNAKVRQFPAVFVFAVQGNSLGVRGTGQGLQFAILGNDYTKLQPIANKLVSALQADPHFIRPRLTVDETQPQFFIEINREKASDLGIDITNLGNKLQAMLDGKKIGSVYVNDHSYDVKLTSRHNPLNNPHDLENIFLKTKSNKYVPLSVIAHLQEKAIAPQLKREKRMSAVILSANLAPGVVLGDAYQTVQKIATPLLSGENYIVPLGEAATLGETSSNFVIVFGIAFVIILLVLAAQFESFISGFIIMATVPLGIGCAVIAMLLSGVSLNIYSQIGLILLVGVMAKNGILIVEFADQLRDQGRNVREAIEEAANIRLRPVCMTMICALLGGIPLVLAKGAGAEARVALGWVIVGGLGLATIFTLYVTPVVYLFLGRFVRQKAEEAVRLTKELSQVE, encoded by the coding sequence ATGAGTCAGGAATTGAGCACGAAGCAACCTATGACACAGGTAGAGCAAGGCGGTTTCATTGCCTTATTTATTCGCAGGCCGGTTTTTACCTTTGTTGTAAATGCCATGATCATGATTGCGGGGTTTTCTGCTTGGTTGAACGTTGATGTCCGCGAATTGCCAGATGTTGATATTCCTGTGCTAACAATTATGACGATTTTTTCTGGTGCATCAGCAGAAACAATTGATCGTGAAGTTACAAAAAATATCGAAGATGCTGTTTCTCGTGTTTCAGGTGTTAAAACAATTTCTTCAAGTTCTTCTTTTGGTCGTTCCCGTGTAGAGATTAATTTTAATGTCGGTATTGATTTGAATGTTGCAGCATCTGATATTCGCGATGCCCTTTCTCGTATTGCTTATTCTTTACCCAAAAACGCCGATACCCCTTTGATTATTAAAGCAGACTCGAATGCTGCTGCAATGATGTATTTAGTTGTCACTTCACCAACGATGAGTATTGATGATTTAACAGAAGTTGTAAACGATCAAATTGTTAATGCGCTTTCTGCTGTTGATGGTGTTGGTGACGTGCAGGTTGATAGTGCACGCACGAAGATTTTTCAAATTGATGTCGATCAAGCAAAGCTTGCCAGCTATGGATTAACTGTAGCGGATATTTCACGTGTTCTTGCGGATATGACAACGGATGTACCAGTAGGGTCATTACGCAATTCTAAGCAAACTTTAATTGTACGTGCTACTGCGCGTTTAACAACACCAGAATCTTTTGAGGAAGTTGTTTTAAAACCGAATGTGCATCTTGGTGATGTTGCGCATGTTACTTTATCACCCGATGTGGAAACGGTTATTCTTCGTGTCAATGGAAAGACAGGAATCGGGTTGGGAATTGTGCGTAAAGCACAATCCAACACCCTTAATATTTCTCAAGGAGTTCGAGAAGTTGTTAGTCACCTCAAAAGTATTGTTCCTTCTTCTGTTCATATGGATATCATTAGTGATGATGCAGTTTTTATTAAAAGTGCACTTCATGAGGTTGAGGTAGCATTGGTTATTGCTATTCTCAGCGTTATTTTGGTTATTTTTCTTTTTTTAAGAGATATGCGTGTAACGCTCATCCCCGCATTATCTATTCCTGTCGCTTTAATTGGTACAATTGCTGCTATCTACCTTGTTGGATTTTCGTTAAATATTCTCACATTTTTAGGTCTTGTTTTGGCAACAGGGCTTGTGGTGGATGACGCGATTGTGGTTCTTGAGAATATTGTTCGGAGGCGTAATATGGGCTTAGGTCCTAGAGCAGCAGCGGTTCTAGGAACACGAGAAGTTTTTTTTGCTGTTGTAGCAACAACATTGACTTTAGTTGCTGTTTTTGTGCCTATTTCTTTTCTTCCTGGGCAAGTGGGAGGACTATTTAGAGAATTTGGTTTTGTATTGGCAATTTCTATTCTTCTTTCTTCTATTGTTGCTTTAACACTTTGCCCTATGTTGGCTTCGCGTTTTCTCAAAGGACATGTGGAAAGCGAGAGGGAAGGGGCGCATTATCTTACTTTTTTGCATAAGTTAGGTTCTTTTTTTAGCAAAGGATATGCTTATAGTTTGCATAAGTGTTTGCAAAGACCTTGGGCTGTTATTTTGGCTTCGTTGATTTTTGCAGGTCTTTGTCTTGGAGGCTATACAAAATTACAACAGGAGTTGACGCCAGCAGAAGATAGAGCGTTGATCTTTTTGGTTATTACTGGACCACAAGGTATTTCAACACAATATTTAAATGAGCAAGTGAAGCAGATTGAAACGCGTTTACAGCCATTACGTGATTCTGGAGAGATTGCGAATAGTTATTCTATTGCCGGCATTGGTGGTTCATCAAATACAGCTTTTTTGGTTTTGTTGCTTTCTTCTTGGGATAAGCGCGTGCGCTCTCAACAAGAGATTGTAGAGGATGTTAATGCAAAGGTGAGACAGTTTCCAGCCGTTTTTGTGTTTGCTGTGCAGGGAAATTCTTTAGGCGTTAGAGGAACGGGACAAGGTTTACAATTTGCAATTCTTGGCAATGACTATACCAAATTACAGCCGATAGCTAATAAGCTTGTGAGTGCTTTGCAAGCTGATCCGCATTTTATTCGCCCACGGCTTACTGTTGATGAAACACAACCACAGTTTTTTATTGAAATTAACAGGGAAAAAGCCTCTGATTTAGGGATTGATATCACCAATTTAGGCAATAAATTGCAAGCAATGTTGGATGGTAAAAAAATTGGTTCCGTTTATGTCAATGACCATTCTTATGATGTAAAACTAACTTCGCGTCACAATCCACTTAACAATCCTCACGATTTGGAAAATATTTTTTTAAAAACCAAGAGCAATAAATACGTTCCTTTATCAGTTATTGCACATTTACAGGAAAAGGCCATTGCACCTCAACTAAAACGAGAAAAACGCATGAGTGCTGTTATTTTAAGCGCAAATCTTGCTCCAGGTGTCGTTTTAGGGGACGCTTATCAGACTGTACAAAAAATTGCTACTCCTTTATTATCAGGGGAAAATTATATTGTTCCTTTAGGGGAAGCCGCTACCCTTGGTGAAACATCCTCCAATTTTGTGATTGTCTTTGGAATAGCCTTTGTAATTATTTTATTGGTCTTAGCTGCTCAATTTGAGAGTTTTATTTCAGGATTTATTATCATGGCGACTGTACCACTAGGGATTGGTTGTGCGGTCATTGCTATGCTTTTGAGTGGAGTGAGTCTGAATATTTACAGTCAAATTGGTTTAATTTTGTTGGTGGGGGTTATGGCTAAAAATGGTATTCTTATTGTCGAGTTTGCA